AACGGCAACATCCTGATCACCGTCCAGCCGATGAGGTCCTGGTTGGATGCCTGCGACTCCATGATACACGATCCCGAGCTGGTCATGCCTCATCAATATGTAGCATTCTACAGATGGCTGAAGGAGGGATTCGGCGTGAACGCCGTGATCCACCTCGGCACCCACGGCACCCTAGAATGGCTTCCGGGCAAGGGTGGTTCACTATCCGGCAAATGCTGTCCCGATATCGTGCTGAACGGCATACCTAACATCTACCCGTTCCAGATGGACGACCCGGGAGAGGGTCTGCAAGCCAAGAGAAGATCGGAAGCTGTCCTGGTGGGATACACCTGCACCCCTATGGTCAAGGCTGACAGCTATGGCGATGCCGCTATACTGGAAGGGTTGCTCCAAGAGTACCTGAAGAACAAGGAGAACATCACAGGGGACAGGAAGAGGGTGCTCATCGACAGGATGAAGGAACTAGCATTCAAAACATCCATGGCCGAGGACCTGGGATGGGGCGAGGATGTCTCCGATGAACAAGTGATAAAAGACCTGCCGGAACTCAACGACCGTATACAGGAGGCAGGGAACGAACTGATCCGCGATGGGCTCCACATCCTGGGAAGGATCCCCGAGGGAACGATGAGGGAGGAATATGTCAACTCCTTCACGAGGATCGGTTTCGCCAATAGACCTTCGTTACCCAGAGCACTCAAAGATTCAGGATACACGGGTGACGAAATCCGGCTGGCAAGGGACCTCATATCATCTTTCTCGGAACTAGGATACGATTACGACGAATGTATCTCCAAAGCAAGAGGATCGGTACCATCGCCAACCGCAGGCCTTGATGTGATAGTATCGTACATATGTGCACAGCTCCAAGACAAACTGGATGCCACTGAGGAGGAATTGGATGCGGTCGTCGAGGCATTGGACGGACAATATGTTATGCCCGGACCATCCGGAGCACCAACTCGCAGCGGCCCAGACATCCTCCCGCCCGGAAGGAACTACTACGGATTGGATCCCGCCACCGTCCCCAGTCAGTCGGCCTGGGAGGTCGGGAAGAAGAACGCCGACATCATGCTGGAGAAGTACAGATCCGAGAAAGGCGCATATCCAAGACATGTCGGACTCATAGTATGGGCCACGGACACGCTCAAGACAAACGGAGAGGACATTGGATATGCGTTATGGCTGATGGGTGTCAGGCCTGTCTGGACAGGTACCACTGTCAGCGGCCTGGAGGTCATCCCGATATCCGAACTCGGAAGGCCCAGGATCGACGTATCCATACGCATAACCGGACTGTTCAGGGACGTCTTCCACAACCTGATCGAACTCCTTGATGACGCCGTATCGCTGGTGTCCGAATTGGATGAGGACGACGAGAACAACGCCATCGCCGCCAACTACCGCAGGGAGGTCACCGAGAGCATTGCATCCGGCCTCGCCGAGGACGAGGCACGCAGGAACGCATCGATAAGGATATTCGGATGCCCTCCGGGAGCGTACGGTTCGGGAATGAACAAGTCCATTGAGAGCAGCGACTGGAAGGACCTCAGTGACCTGTCGAAGCAGTACTCCGACTGGGGGTCCTTCGCCTACGGAAGGGGCATCGAAGGTAAACAGATGACCAAACAATTCAAGAAGCGCTTCGCTGCCAGCGAGGCAATCGTAAAGAACATGCCCGACAAGGAGATCGGTCTTGTCGACATGGACGATGTCTATGGTTACCTCGGCGGTCTGACGGCATTCGTCAAGTCATCGGGCAATGAGGAAGTCTCGGCATATGTAGGCGATACTTCAGACAGCTCGGACATCAAGGTCAGGTCTTCGTCCGATGCACTGAAGCTCACATTCAGGAGTCAGATTCAGAACCCCAAGTTCATACAGGGTCTGATGAGGCACGGTTACGCAGGAGCCAACGAAGTGTCCAAGTTCACAGGCTACCTCTTCGGATGGGATGCCACATCTAAGACCATGGAGAAATGGATGTACGACGGCCTTGCGGAATCCTATCTGTTGGATCCTGAGGTGTATAAATGGATGCACGATGAGAATCCCTTCGCTGCCATGAACGTGGTCAAGATCCTCGAAGAAGCGATCGCAAGAGAGATGTGGGATGCCGACGACGAGATGAAGGAGAAGCTCGAAGACATCTACATGGATCTAGAGGGCAAGATCGAAGAGCTCACCGACAGATGATGTTGAATTACATCCTTGAAAAGGATAAAAATCGTAAGAACAGAATTTTACTTACTATTTTTTGAAGGATCGAGTATGCAAACGTGACCCTTGAATCCTGTTTATCGTTGAAGAAGAATGGGGTCGGGAGAGGGGATCGAACCCCCGTATGCGGATCTGCAGTCCGCCACATAGCCACTGTGTTACCCCGACGCTGGCAGTAGGATTGGTTCGGGATATATAATACTAATCAGCGTTTTTTGTACAGCTCATCGCCCTTCTTGAAAGCGTCGAAACCGCCCTTGGCATCGCCCTTCTTGAACAGCAGCTCACCGAGATCGTACCAAGCTTTGGCATCGTTGGGATTCAGCTCCAAACGGAGCTTCAAGTGCGCTATAGCATCATCGAGTTTTCCCTTCTCCGCAAGGGTCTTGCTGTACTCGCGGCCGTTGGTCTCCTCGTCCCTTACCCTCATCATCTCCATCTGTGCTTTGTTTATGATGACCTTGATGGCGTTATCCGATATCCAAGGATATCTGCTTTGGGTGATCCTCTTAAAAGGCTCCACCTCGTCCCAATCGATGGTGCATTCCCTGCCCTTGAAAATCTTACGGGGAACATCCACGGTCATGCTTCCGTGGATGACTGTAATGTGATCTGCTTGTGTCATGGCCTGAACTTGACGATGCGCCCGCACTCGTCCCTTCTGGAGACTCCGAACTCCTTGAGCTCGGCTATCTGATCCTTGGTGAAAACCGGTCCATCCTTGCAGATGCGCTTGTCATCCATGACGCAGCATCCGCATACTCCGGCACCGCACTTCATGTACCTCTCCAGAGAGAGTTGGCAGTCCTGGTCGAGCTCCTCGCAGGCCTTGAACATGAAGTAGAGCATTACCTCTGGTCCGCAAGCTATGACATAGTCGTAGGACCTCTCCTTCAGGACCTCTCTCATGAGCTGTACCGCGTTGCCGTGGAACCCCATACTGCCGTCATCTGTTGCGAGCATCAGATTGGAAGTGTGCTTCCTGGCCGTATCGAGCATGATGAGGTCATTGTTGGAACGGGCTGCGATTATGGTGTCTGCACCGGTCTCGACGACTGCAGGCATTATGGCGGCGGTACCCACACCGCCTCCGATGATCAGTATGTTGTTGCTGCTGAGATCGAATCCGTTGCCGAACGGACCTCTGATGGAGAGTCTGTCTCCTACCTTGTACTCGTGCAGCTTCTTGGTCGCATCTCCTATGGCCTTGACGGTTATGCTCTTGGTGTGCTCCGAAATGCCCGATACGGACATCGGGATCTCATCGGTTCCCGGGATCCAGATCATTATGAACTGTCCGGGCTTCACCTTGGCCTCCCAATCGAAAACGAAGGTCTTGGTGTCATAGGCCTCCTCGATGATCTCCTTGATCTGAACAACTTCACTCATGGGCGGCACCTACCATCGAAGCGATTGAGGAGTAGCCGTACTCCTCCATGAAATCCGACAATCCCTGGTTGATCTCCTGGAAGACCTCCAGCCCTCTGGTGCCGACTGCGCTTCCGATCTGGAAAGCGCATGCACCGGCCATTATGTACTCTGCGGCATCCCTCCAATCGGAGATCCCTCCGACTCCTATCAAGGGAATGTCCAATGCGGTCTTCAGATCATAGATCGCCCTGACTCCCACTGGCTTGACGGCTTCTCCCGAGAGGCCGCAGAACTTGTTGCTCATTATCGGCCTGGCGAATTCGGGGGAGATGACCATGGCCTTGAGTGTGTTGATAGCGACTATCGCATCCCCGCCCGCATCCTGGACAGCCTGTCCGATCTGCGTGAGGATGTGCGTGTTGGGCGTGAGCTTCGCCCATACCGGTATCGATACGGCGGACTTGACCGCAGAGACGATGTTCTTGACCATGACGGGGTCGGTACCGACCTCCATGCCGTATCCTTTGGCATGAGGACAGGACAGATTGAGCTCCACCGCACAAGCACCGTAGTCCTCCATCTTCCCTGCCAAGGTCGAGAAGTCGTTGGGCCCGGCTCCATAGATGGAACCGATGATCTTTCCCTTGGAGGTTGCAATCCTCATCTCGTCCCTGAAGAGTTCGATTCCGGGGTTGGGGAGGCCCATCGCGTTGACGTATCCTCCCTTGACCTCCATGAAGCATGGATTGTCATGACCGGGGTTCGGCTCCATACCGATGGATTTCGTGACCGCCGCTCCGGCTCCCGATTCCAATACGCGGACCAGGGAGTCTCCGGTCTCGTCCATAATTCCGGAAGCGATCATGCCCGGCTTCTGCAGGGTGATGCTTCCGATCTCCGTCTTCAAGGATACCATGCTTGACCGATACAGTCCATCAATATTAGTCTGTCCGTCCCCGCGCGTGAAGCAAGGTTAATAAATGGCCCCATGGATTGAGAAACATGGACATGGAGCCTTTCCGTCAGGACTTTCCCACCATCCGCAAGAAGGTTGGGATTTACCTCGACAGTGCATGTCAGACCCTGAGACCCGACAAGGTGATCAGGTCCATGGACGAGTACTATGAGGATTACCCTGCATGCGGCGGGC
The nucleotide sequence above comes from Methanomassiliicoccales archaeon LGM-RCC1. Encoded proteins:
- a CDS encoding cobaltochelatase subunit CobN, with the translated sequence MTVNIVHVSFGMMDPTTFIEPAAKVSETESIPIAVSCGRADEIKNDILAQHEIINRMLEADFVLIRCQKDPFDDEFFKKIETRLPGCKCVMVFCPTPDVAQLTRKYFNGSDEDFQLLFEYASNRGFDNDVGIIYWLLNHMGLVKGKIPDPKTPRKHGVYHPDFPIDVSLEDYKKHLVAGKPTIGLLFVATYWVYRNLRHIDSFIRRAEENDLNIIPVFFESTSGLTGKETPEIVRNYFTEDGIVIIDTLVMNTPFSQTDSSYEIEFNFYRRVLNVPVINAMLINGEFKDYEAISKGGASKEFAFQSSWAEMDGEIISVPIAQTVKDKSGKRVNIPLDDRIDHLLTLVGNWTDLRRTPRKDKRIAIIMYQSRPDFGAIGSAAGLDGPESAVRILKRLKEEGYTLDHIPEDGKALIEEMLDNVTNNLDWTTSENVAKNSVALIPKTDYAEWYSSIPDFIREKMEEKWGEPMGDVMVEKGKAIIPGVVNGNILITVQPMRSWLDACDSMIHDPELVMPHQYVAFYRWLKEGFGVNAVIHLGTHGTLEWLPGKGGSLSGKCCPDIVLNGIPNIYPFQMDDPGEGLQAKRRSEAVLVGYTCTPMVKADSYGDAAILEGLLQEYLKNKENITGDRKRVLIDRMKELAFKTSMAEDLGWGEDVSDEQVIKDLPELNDRIQEAGNELIRDGLHILGRIPEGTMREEYVNSFTRIGFANRPSLPRALKDSGYTGDEIRLARDLISSFSELGYDYDECISKARGSVPSPTAGLDVIVSYICAQLQDKLDATEEELDAVVEALDGQYVMPGPSGAPTRSGPDILPPGRNYYGLDPATVPSQSAWEVGKKNADIMLEKYRSEKGAYPRHVGLIVWATDTLKTNGEDIGYALWLMGVRPVWTGTTVSGLEVIPISELGRPRIDVSIRITGLFRDVFHNLIELLDDAVSLVSELDEDDENNAIAANYRREVTESIASGLAEDEARRNASIRIFGCPPGAYGSGMNKSIESSDWKDLSDLSKQYSDWGSFAYGRGIEGKQMTKQFKKRFAASEAIVKNMPDKEIGLVDMDDVYGYLGGLTAFVKSSGNEEVSAYVGDTSDSSDIKVRSSSDALKLTFRSQIQNPKFIQGLMRHGYAGANEVSKFTGYLFGWDATSKTMEKWMYDGLAESYLLDPEVYKWMHDENPFAAMNVVKILEEAIAREMWDADDEMKEKLEDIYMDLEGKIEELTDR
- a CDS encoding tetratricopeptide repeat protein, whose product is MTQADHITVIHGSMTVDVPRKIFKGRECTIDWDEVEPFKRITQSRYPWISDNAIKVIINKAQMEMMRVRDEETNGREYSKTLAEKGKLDDAIAHLKLRLELNPNDAKAWYDLGELLFKKGDAKGGFDAFKKGDELYKKR
- a CDS encoding dihydroorotate dehydrogenase electron transfer subunit, yielding MSEVVQIKEIIEEAYDTKTFVFDWEAKVKPGQFIMIWIPGTDEIPMSVSGISEHTKSITVKAIGDATKKLHEYKVGDRLSIRGPFGNGFDLSSNNILIIGGGVGTAAIMPAVVETGADTIIAARSNNDLIMLDTARKHTSNLMLATDDGSMGFHGNAVQLMREVLKERSYDYVIACGPEVMLYFMFKACEELDQDCQLSLERYMKCGAGVCGCCVMDDKRICKDGPVFTKDQIAELKEFGVSRRDECGRIVKFRP
- a CDS encoding dihydroorotate dehydrogenase, whose product is MVSLKTEIGSITLQKPGMIASGIMDETGDSLVRVLESGAGAAVTKSIGMEPNPGHDNPCFMEVKGGYVNAMGLPNPGIELFRDEMRIATSKGKIIGSIYGAGPNDFSTLAGKMEDYGACAVELNLSCPHAKGYGMEVGTDPVMVKNIVSAVKSAVSIPVWAKLTPNTHILTQIGQAVQDAGGDAIVAINTLKAMVISPEFARPIMSNKFCGLSGEAVKPVGVRAIYDLKTALDIPLIGVGGISDWRDAAEYIMAGACAFQIGSAVGTRGLEVFQEINQGLSDFMEEYGYSSIASMVGAAHE